Below is a window of Leuconostoc gasicomitatum LMG 18811 DNA.
AATTTGAAGATTTATTTTATTTTTGAATAAGAAACGACATGACTTTGTAGTTATGTCGTTTTTGTTATAGTTTTAAAAATTTTAGAAAGAAGAAATATCTTTTATTAATGAAAAATAATAAAAGAAGTCCAACTTTTAGATTTCAGAATTTATATTTTAAAAAAGTAGAAAGAAGGTAAACAACATGACTTTAGATGTTAAAAAAGTACAATCATTGTCGGAACAATCGATTCTGATTTCAAAACAATCGAAAAATTAGGAGATTTGGAACATCTCTCCCAGTTAAGTGATGAATTAAAACGAGTGCTTGCTGCTGGCAATTTAGAAGAAATTAGTCCGATGTTGTCACCCTATATTACGGAAATCCGAAAAAATATTGGGTTTTTATTAGGAAACTATAAGTCGATTCGGACTCATGCGATTAATCGTGATAAAGAGTTAAATTCATTACTGAATCAACTCTCCTGGATCAAGTAAATAAGTAACGTAAACAAGTTGATGGTCTAATTTCTAGATAGTCAACTCGTTTTTTGTACATAGTGCTTGTTTGAGTAGAGTGATTCGACCGACCTGGAGAGCCAGTGCCACGCCCTACCCTTGTAAGAGGGCAGGGTGCGTGGTCGCAATGACTATGAGTGTCAGCGACTGGCACGTACTCTGCTCAAGAAACCACAAAAAAGACTTTAACCCCCAGTTACTAACAGGGGGGTTAAACCGGAAAAAACGCTGAAAGTGTCAACCCAATATGGGGTACAAACGCTGATATGAAACGATTTAGGTTGAAAAACAAAAATGTCCCTTTAAAGGTACCAAATGGGACATTTTGAGAAAGGAAAGCAGACATGATAACGATTAATAATAAGCCAACAGCTTATACACCTATTTTTCTAGGCACAACACAACATAGCTTACGGTTATCGTTGGAAATACTTATCATGATCGGTATGAAATTAAACGATGAAATTATGGAGACTTATAACGTGACGGTGTCGGCTATTGAATTGAGACAATTACCTAATATTGGTAATGAGATTGCGATTGATGAAATTACTGGTAGTGAGCTATCTGGTTTCAAAGCAAAATTTAGACAGTCTGATGCACAAAGACAAAACACTGTTTCAACTGAACTAGAAAACTTAATCGAGTTAAAGAATGTTGGTCAATACCAACTGTTGAAAGGACAAAAAAACATGAAACAAAAATTAAACGTACCAGAACTATCAAACAATAATTTGATATTGATACGACAATTACTTGAGGTAACACAACAAGAATTAGCGACTGCAATGGATATTAGTAGAAAAACAGTTAATCGTTTTGAAATTGGTGAGCAAAAAATATCGGATAAATTTGTTAACAAAGTCCTCTCGGTTTACCCACAATTATCTGAAGCTATTGAAGTGCAACTTGGCTGGGTTTCATTGACGTTCCCAGATTCAACTTCAAAGCAAGTGATTGCTGATGTGTTAGGGTTTCAAGAAAATCTATTTTTGGAACGTCCTACGTCTCAAAATTTTTATACGCGTGAAATGGCATTCGCTGGCGAGAAAAATATCTATATATAAGACTTTGCACCAGTGAAAAGCCCTGAAACACAAGCAGTAGAGCAAAAATTTGGCACAACTCTTTATTTAACAGGTAAAGGAACACGTCTATTTGAAAAAACTTTACTTAAACAAAACATGAATTGGCGCAATTTTTTTGAGAAAACAAGACAATATCGGGGACATTTAATTCGGTTAGATATTGCTATCAACGATAAATGGGGTCTGCTAGATATGAACTAATTAGTTAAAGTCGTACAAGAAACACGTTTTTGGAGTAGGTCAAAATCTTATGCCGTTCATGGCAACGTTGATGATGGCTGGACGGTTGATTTTGTTATCCGTTCCTATGATAAACACAAAGAACAAGCAAACAAGGGCTATGATACTGATGTTAAGACTCGTGTGGAATTAGAATTGCATCAGGATAAAGCAGAATATGTACTTGATGAGTGGTTTAATCAAGATGAAAAGTTGGTTGATATAACCTTTGATATTTTGTACACCTACCTTTGGTTTACTAATCAGCCGATTGATGCGCAAAAGCTAAAATCAGATAAGGTACGTGAAGTGATTGAGCAAACAGTTGAGCCAATGCCTGCTTGGTCATTATTAACAGCTTTAGGAAACAGAATGAAGTTTTGTTAGGCAACCAAAAAAACAAAGAGTTGAACGTATTGAAAAATGGGTCTTACAGTCAGTTGTTCCTAGTCTAGCAGTATTAAAGAAAACAGGACATTGGCATGAAATTGTTGAAGCGATCAATAGTGTTGAGTTGTCGGCAGAACACCAAAAATTGGTAGAGGCTAATTTGGTTAATGCTATCACACAAGCAAACAGTATTTTGCATCAGGCAAATATAACTTTTGATAAGGAACAGGAAATGTACAACGATCATTGTCTTTTATAAACCATTGACTCACAACAGATATTTTAGAACTTCTATTAGCTGAATAAGGTACATTATTTATTGTAAACTAAAAAAGGAAAATTGAAAAATGCCAACAAAAATATGGTTAAAGCCAGAACAACTAGAGCTGTATATTAAGCAGTTAGAACGATTTAGAGACTTATACAGTCAACTAGACCAGACTTTAGAAAGCGATAGACAAGGCTTTCAATTTAAAGCTGGTGCGCCCAACTTCCAAACAACTTTAAGTGTATCAATGCAATTACACACAACGATACGACAAGCACAATCACAGACCTATAGTGATGTGCTTTTTTTTAACAATGATTTAGCTAAGCGTGTGCAAGATTTGGTTGAAAAATCAATCGCTATTACGTTTGCTTATCGTGATTTAGACTTGCTGATAAAGGGAACTGATCGTACTAGTGACAGTGGTTTAAACAAGATTGAAGAACAGTTGTACCAAGCTAAAAAACAATTAAGAGAGCGTAGTTAGTCCATGTTTGAAAAATTATCTATTGCAAATATTAGGAGATTTCAATGTTCTATGACTAAATCTGTGTTTATTTTTTTGCTTTTCAATAGGGTCAAAAATAAAATAATAGGCATAAATGAGAAAGTGATAAACTTTATGATAGGCATTAAATGTCGGACTATTATAATAAGGAGTGTTTTTTATGAGTGATGAAACACCAAAAAAACGAAAGCGCCAACCACATATAAATGAAAATCAACGGCATATGATTGAATATTTGTGGAATATTGAGAAAATGACCCAATCTGATATTGCTAGGCGCTTGGGATATACACCGTCATCAATACTACGTGAACTACACCGTGGGAACACACTTGATTTTTCACATTTAGATAGACGAACACTGTTGAATATGGATATACACGCACGTATTAAGTATTCGGCACAACGTGGGCAATATCTTGCGTTAAAAAAGCGTAGTAAAATGGGGACTGGTTTAAGATTGACACCTGAATTAAAAGAAATCATTGAGATTTGGGTTAATGATGAACATTGGACACCTGAACAAATTGCTGGTAATGTACAAGATGTCGATGTGTCCGCATCTGTCATTAGATTATGGGCTAGACAAGGACTACTAGATATTCGGACACACAAGTATCATCGTCAAAATGGGACACCAAAAGAACGTACAGTAGCCCAAACAAGACGTGCTAAAGAACGTGAAATTGCAAGACTACGCGATCAATTAAAAAATGACGGCGAATTAGTCCGTCACTCTATATTTGATCGCTCACAGGTAGTAGAAAGTCGTAAACAGTTTGGACACTGGGAAATTGATTTGGTTTTACCTGCAAAAATGAATAATCAACGGTATCAAGATACGACTGCAATTATGACTTTAACCGAACGCAAAACGCGATTTACAGCGTTAATATTAGTCCGGAGTAAGAAATCTAGTGATATGGTTGAAGCCTTTAAGGTATTTTATGAACGCTATGGTAAAGCCGTGCGCACTGTGACCGCTGATAATGGCTCTGAATTTATTTCATGGGACTTTTTAGAGTATGTCCAGAAACAACTTAAAATCAAGCTATATTATGCTACACCGTCATCACCACAGCAACGTGGTACTAATGAAAACAGAAATCGTAAGCTACGTGATTGGTACCCTAAAGGCACGTCATTTAAAGATGTGAAGCAACGACAACTAGATGAAGTGGCTTCTAAAATGAATGCAATGCCACTTAGACAAGCACTTGACGGCAAACGACCTATGGTAGTCTTTGAACAAGAATATAAAGCGATGCAACGTTATCGTAGAGCTTATGAAAAGCGTAAACAGCGTATGTTTGAAGAACGCGAAAATAAGAAAAAATAAGCTATCAAAATCAGTAATATAAATAATAAACAAAAGACACTAGATATGTCTTTTTTATTTGTGCTTAAAATATAAATATTTAAAGACGGTTTAATTGATTGAAATATTTGATATACTAGTGAGTAAATAGATTGCTTAAAGGCTGTATAGAGATGTTTTAAAAGCGTGTAATCAAGGTTTACTTTTAAACGAAATCGTGATAATATTAAAAAAGTTGTGCTTTGTTATAAAAATAAAGTGCTTTAAGTTTACAGCAATGTTTCTAATAGATTACTATAATATTAAACATGTGGTTTTTGGGTTGACCTTAAAGTATAAACTTATAAGCATAGGGTGTGAAACAGGAGTTGAAATACTTCTGTAACATTCCTTGTGCTTATTCTTTTTGTCAAATACGAATAATTATTAAGAAAGTATTAACATTAAAAATCAGCACAAAAAAACACAACTAGATTTACTAGCTGTGTTTCAGTACATTGAAAACTTAATATACTCTTGATTGATAAAATAATGCCTTCGACAACGTTATTAATGAGAATCAAAATTTAAAGTTATTTTCAATAACTCAATTTTATATGATTATCAGCCATCAATCAAGCGCAGGTACAGAGAGAAAAGTCTGGTACTGTGTTGAAGAAAATCATAAGACCGATGAGATGAGCACTTATAGTGGCATATAAGCGCGCCTAAGGCTTATGTCGTGAAATACCATAAGTAAGTGAAAGACTAAAAAATAAAAAGTGATTTAGTCATTAGAAAGAGTGATATGATACGTGCTATTGTATATAAACCATATACTAGATTAAATATAAATCACATCAAATAATGTTATAATTA
It encodes the following:
- a CDS encoding helix-turn-helix transcriptional regulator; translated protein: MITINNKPTAYTPIFLGTTQHSLRLSLEILIMIGMKLNDEIMETYNVTVSAIELRQLPNIGNEIAIDEITGSELSGFKAKFRQSDAQRQNTVSTELENLIELKNVGQYQLLKGQKNMKQKLNVPELSNNNLILIRQLLEVTQQELATAMDISRKTVNRFEIGEQKISDKFVNKVLSVYPQLSEAIEVQLGWVSLTFPDSTSKQVIADVLGFQENLFLERPTSQNFYTREMAFAGEKNIYI
- a CDS encoding IS30 family transposase, producing the protein MSDETPKKRKRQPHINENQRHMIEYLWNIEKMTQSDIARRLGYTPSSILRELHRGNTLDFSHLDRRTLLNMDIHARIKYSAQRGQYLALKKRSKMGTGLRLTPELKEIIEIWVNDEHWTPEQIAGNVQDVDVSASVIRLWARQGLLDIRTHKYHRQNGTPKERTVAQTRRAKEREIARLRDQLKNDGELVRHSIFDRSQVVESRKQFGHWEIDLVLPAKMNNQRYQDTTAIMTLTERKTRFTALILVRSKKSSDMVEAFKVFYERYGKAVRTVTADNGSEFISWDFLEYVQKQLKIKLYYATPSSPQQRGTNENRNRKLRDWYPKGTSFKDVKQRQLDEVASKMNAMPLRQALDGKRPMVVFEQEYKAMQRYRRAYEKRKQRMFEERENKKK
- a CDS encoding replication initiation factor domain-containing protein, with the translated sequence MRSYDKHKEQANKGYDTDVKTRVELELHQDKAEYVLDEWFNQDEKLVDITFDILYTYLWFTNQPIDAQKLKSDKVREVIEQTVEPMPAWSLLTALGNRMKFC